The following coding sequences lie in one Methylotuvimicrobium alcaliphilum 20Z genomic window:
- a CDS encoding FAD-dependent oxidoreductase, whose translation MNKRILIIGGVAGGASCAARLRRLCEHCEIVIFEMGSYVSFANCGLPYFIGDVIVDEQKLLVATPELFEKRFNIRVCTDSEVLAIDRTNKSIEVCDLKTGRKRNESYDALVLSTGSEAVWPDIDGIDLPGIYVLRTIPDSRKIRGNLANMKSAVVLGAGFLGLELAENLKKRALKVTVLQSTDQVMPALDKEMARFVAQYLQKNDIDLQLNCQVNRFELNQDQTLTVHRQDGESIISDAVMVSVGVKPRTQLARQAGLAIGDLGGIRVDETMQTSDSHIWAVGDVVEVRNVITGEWQLLPLAGPANRQGRLAAAAILSNGDQQEIPSTYRGVQGTSVCGLFDLTIASTGVNEKTLQKINYENYEKVYLHPGNHVGYYPGAKPIHMKLLYDTSNGKILGAQALGESGVARRVDVISAFIQMGGSVYDLEEAELCYAPQFGATKDPVNLAGMIAANQLRGMHPLAKWEELLETHVQVTEDKDEAAQLLAFILDDPFTQAQLVDVRTEAEFLQKHIPNAINIPLDNLRDRLNELSREREIWVVCGVGQRAYNATRILQQNGFRVRNLSGGMQTYETYNGDSEQ comes from the coding sequence ATGAACAAAAGAATATTAATTATCGGCGGTGTCGCAGGGGGAGCAAGCTGCGCTGCCCGGCTTCGCCGACTGTGCGAACATTGTGAAATCGTCATTTTCGAAATGGGCTCCTATGTCAGCTTTGCCAATTGCGGATTACCTTATTTTATTGGCGACGTGATTGTCGACGAACAAAAATTGCTCGTGGCGACACCGGAGTTATTCGAAAAAAGATTCAATATTCGTGTTTGTACCGATAGCGAAGTTCTAGCGATCGATAGAACGAATAAAAGTATAGAAGTGTGTGATTTAAAAACCGGCAGGAAGCGGAATGAATCGTACGATGCCTTAGTGCTTTCGACCGGCTCAGAAGCCGTATGGCCCGATATCGACGGCATCGATTTACCCGGTATATACGTGTTAAGAACGATTCCGGATAGCCGCAAAATACGCGGCAATTTGGCGAATATGAAAAGCGCAGTGGTTTTAGGTGCCGGATTTTTAGGCTTAGAGTTAGCCGAGAATTTAAAAAAACGGGCCTTAAAGGTAACCGTGTTGCAATCGACCGATCAAGTCATGCCGGCGTTAGATAAGGAAATGGCTAGGTTTGTCGCGCAGTATTTGCAAAAAAACGATATTGATTTGCAGCTTAACTGCCAAGTTAACCGATTTGAGCTGAATCAAGATCAAACGCTAACCGTGCACCGGCAAGACGGCGAATCGATAATCAGCGATGCGGTCATGGTCTCCGTTGGCGTAAAACCCAGAACTCAATTAGCCCGTCAAGCCGGTTTGGCCATCGGAGATTTAGGCGGAATCCGAGTCGATGAAACCATGCAAACCAGCGACTCTCATATTTGGGCGGTCGGTGATGTAGTCGAAGTACGGAATGTCATAACCGGAGAATGGCAACTATTACCCTTGGCCGGTCCTGCAAACCGGCAAGGTCGATTGGCGGCCGCGGCAATATTAAGCAATGGAGATCAGCAAGAAATTCCGTCGACCTACCGAGGCGTTCAAGGGACATCGGTTTGCGGGCTTTTCGATTTGACAATTGCCAGTACCGGCGTTAACGAAAAGACCTTACAGAAGATCAATTATGAAAATTATGAAAAGGTTTATTTGCATCCAGGTAATCATGTCGGCTATTACCCGGGAGCGAAGCCGATTCACATGAAATTGTTATACGACACTAGCAACGGCAAAATTCTCGGCGCTCAAGCGCTCGGCGAGTCGGGTGTGGCGCGGCGTGTCGATGTCATCTCGGCGTTCATACAAATGGGCGGTAGCGTTTATGATTTAGAGGAAGCCGAATTATGTTATGCCCCGCAATTCGGAGCGACCAAAGATCCGGTGAATTTAGCCGGCATGATCGCGGCCAATCAATTGCGCGGGATGCATCCGCTTGCAAAATGGGAAGAGTTACTCGAAACGCATGTACAAGTTACGGAAGATAAGGACGAAGCGGCGCAATTACTCGCGTTTATATTGGACGATCCTTTTACACAGGCTCAGCTTGTCGATGTGCGAACCGAAGCGGAATTTCTGCAGAAACATATTCCGAATGCGATAAACATTCCATTGGATAATTTACGCGATCGGTTAAATGAATTATCCCGTGAGCGGGAAATTTGGGTCGTTTGCGGCGTTGGGCAAAGAGCTTACAATGCCACCCGGATTTTGCAGCAAAACGGATTTCGGGTTAGAAATTTATCGGGTGGTATGCAAACTTATGAGACTTATAATGGTGACAGTGAGCAGTGA